In the genome of Egibacteraceae bacterium, the window ATACCGCCGCTGACCCTCGGCGTAGATCGTGTCGAAGGCGAGGCTCGACTTGCCAGACCCCGACAAGCCGGTGAAGACCACCAGGGCATCCCTGGGGATCTCGAGGTCGACATCCTTCAGGTTGTGCTCGCGCGCGCCGCGGACCTGCAGCGTGTCACGGCTCGGGGGGCTGGGCACGACAGTAAGGACTCCGCGTCGGTGGGTGAACGCCGTGCGAGGAAGTGACCGGCTGGTCGCACCTGGGGGATTCTACCGGCGAGCGAAGGGAAAGGCTCCACGCATGAACGACGACTACACCGGTCACGTCGAGCCCGGCGGCGCAGCGGCCGCCCGCTTCGTCGACATGGACGGGGCCCGGGTCGAGGTGCGCAAGCTCTCGGTGGGTCCCATGGACAACAACGCCTACGTCTTGCGGGACACGGCCTCGTCCCAGGCGCTGCTGATCGACGCCGCGAACGATGCCGACCGTCTGCTCGTCGAGCTCGCGGGCCTGGAGCTGGTCGGGATCGTCACGACCCACGGCCATCGTGACCACTGGCAGGCCCTCGGTCCCGTGGCCGCCGCCACGGATGCCCCGGTCTACCTGCATCCCGCCGACGAGGACCTGGTGCCCCGCGAGGCCGAACGGGCCCTGGCCGACGGGCAGCGCATCGGGTTCGGCGCCGCCGAGGTCGCCGTCATCCACACCCCCGGCCACACGCCGGGGAGCAGCTGCCTCCTGCTCGGCCGGTGCCACCTGTTCACCGGTGACACCCTCTTTCCCGGCGGCCCCGGGCGGACAACAACTCCGCAGGACCACGAGCGGATCATGGACGGGCTCGAAACCCAAGTCTTCGGCCGGCTCCCGGATCACACTTGGGT includes:
- a CDS encoding MBL fold metallo-hydrolase, which codes for MNDDYTGHVEPGGAAAARFVDMDGARVEVRKLSVGPMDNNAYVLRDTASSQALLIDAANDADRLLVELAGLELVGIVTTHGHRDHWQALGPVAAATDAPVYLHPADEDLVPREAERALADGQRIGFGAAEVAVIHTPGHTPGSSCLLLGRCHLFTGDTLFPGGPGRTTTPQDHERIMDGLETQVFGRLPDHTWVYPGHGDDTTLGAERPHLADWRERGW